A window of the Microvirga terrae genome harbors these coding sequences:
- a CDS encoding DUF6152 family protein: protein MKHRLFGLCLSGALLSGGVAVAHHGWGSYDAGRVMTVTANVERADWENPHVTVVVPYQGKNWDAVLAPPFRMSARGLSPDMIKPGTQVTLEGYPSTRSATEMRAERIVVSGKTYELR from the coding sequence ATGAAACATCGTCTGTTCGGATTATGCCTTTCCGGCGCTCTGCTGAGTGGCGGCGTAGCCGTCGCTCACCACGGCTGGGGCAGCTACGATGCGGGCCGCGTCATGACGGTCACCGCCAACGTCGAGCGGGCCGATTGGGAGAACCCCCATGTCACCGTGGTCGTGCCCTACCAGGGGAAAAACTGGGACGCGGTACTCGCGCCTCCGTTCCGCATGAGCGCACGCGGGTTGAGCCCGGACATGATCAAGCCCGGCACACAGGTCACACTCGAAGGCTATCCCTCCACCCGATCCGCAACGGAGATGAGAGCCGAACGGATTGTCGTGAGCGGCAAGACCTACGAGCTGCGCTAG
- a CDS encoding HlyU family transcriptional regulator, with translation MASMLKDLWNRFAGGGNASVHEEPAAEAVEYKGFRIRPAPYSAKGGFQTAGVIEKDFESGMKEYRFVRAETHPSKDEAATFSVTKGKQIIDEQGDRVFR, from the coding sequence ATGGCATCGATGTTGAAAGACCTCTGGAACCGGTTCGCAGGCGGAGGCAATGCCAGCGTCCACGAGGAGCCGGCCGCTGAGGCGGTCGAATACAAAGGATTTCGAATCCGGCCGGCACCCTATTCCGCGAAAGGCGGGTTTCAGACTGCGGGCGTGATCGAGAAGGATTTCGAGTCCGGCATGAAAGAATATCGGTTCGTGCGCGCCGAGACCCATCCCAGCAAGGACGAAGCGGCCACCTTCTCCGTCACCAAGGGCAAGCAGATCATCGACGAACAGGGTGATCGAGTCTTCCGCTGA